The following are encoded together in the Terriglobales bacterium genome:
- a CDS encoding response regulator, translating to MTVKRGKPRVLVVDDERVIADTLAIILNQHGFDAAAVYTGTAAVERARSVKPDLIISDVIMPDMNGIEAAISIRKFLPACKILLFSGQAATADLLESARAQGHEFEILAKPVHPQDLLAKLRG from the coding sequence ATGACTGTTAAAAGGGGTAAGCCCAGAGTGCTGGTGGTTGATGATGAGCGCGTCATCGCCGATACACTGGCCATCATCCTCAACCAACATGGCTTCGATGCTGCTGCGGTTTATACCGGAACCGCCGCAGTGGAGCGCGCCCGCAGCGTCAAGCCCGACCTCATTATCAGCGACGTCATCATGCCCGACATGAACGGCATTGAGGCGGCCATCAGCATTCGCAAATTCCTGCCCGCCTGCAAGATCCTTCTGTTTTCCGGCCAGGCCGCCACCGCCGATTTGTTGGAGAGCGCCCGCGCCCAGGGACACGAGTTCGAGATCCTCGCCAAGCCCGTCCACCCTCAGGACCTTTTGGCAAAACTCCGGGGCTAG
- a CDS encoding amidase, with amino-acid sequence MSSASELCDITLTKASELLREKTISPVELTRACLERMERLDGTLNAFITVTDEWALQQARVAEDEIANGRYRGPLHGIPVALKDLIDTAGVRTTAASALFQDRVPSEDATVVRRLKVEGAVLLGKTNLHEFAYGGSGVVSYYGAVRNPWAREHIAGGSSSGAAAAVASGMCFAAIGTDTAGSIRLPAACCGIVGLKPTYGLVSARGVIPLAWSYDHVGPLTRSVADAALVLQAIAGYDAGDITSRELPEVDYAEGLEEETHSLRLGIVRQFFFDDLETDVAAAINNALQVLETLTYEMSDASLPIDTDRTVQAAESYAYHESFIRDHAEHYQPETLRRLQRGESVTAREYILKRNELDQLRKGARDLFSDYDLLVTPASPAVAPALADLQVNPDDLRRRELILLRNTRPFNVLGLPAISVPCGFSRAGLPIGLQIAGAPGDDARVLLLAHKYEQATEWHKYDCGNGEL; translated from the coding sequence ATGTCGTCCGCCTCCGAGCTTTGCGACATTACCCTGACGAAGGCTTCCGAGTTGCTGCGCGAGAAGACCATTTCCCCGGTCGAACTCACGCGGGCCTGCCTGGAACGCATGGAGCGCCTTGATGGCACGCTGAATGCATTCATCACCGTCACCGACGAATGGGCGCTGCAGCAGGCGCGAGTCGCGGAAGATGAAATCGCGAACGGCCGCTATCGCGGACCGCTGCATGGCATCCCGGTCGCCCTCAAGGACCTGATTGACACCGCAGGGGTTCGCACCACCGCCGCCAGCGCGCTGTTCCAGGACCGCGTGCCCAGCGAGGACGCGACCGTGGTGCGGCGCCTGAAAGTGGAAGGCGCGGTGCTGCTGGGAAAGACCAACCTGCATGAGTTCGCTTACGGCGGAAGCGGCGTCGTTTCCTATTACGGCGCGGTGCGCAACCCGTGGGCGCGGGAGCACATTGCGGGAGGCTCGTCGTCGGGAGCGGCGGCAGCGGTCGCCTCCGGCATGTGCTTTGCCGCCATCGGCACGGATACCGCGGGATCGATCCGGCTTCCGGCGGCGTGCTGCGGAATTGTCGGCCTGAAACCAACCTATGGGCTGGTGAGCGCGCGGGGCGTGATTCCGCTGGCCTGGTCCTACGATCACGTTGGTCCCTTGACACGCAGCGTGGCCGATGCCGCGCTCGTGCTGCAAGCCATCGCCGGATACGACGCCGGCGACATTACCAGCCGCGAGCTGCCGGAGGTCGATTATGCCGAGGGACTCGAGGAGGAAACGCATTCGCTGCGGCTCGGCATTGTGCGGCAGTTTTTCTTCGACGACCTGGAAACCGACGTCGCGGCCGCCATCAACAATGCACTGCAGGTGCTGGAGACGCTTACCTACGAGATGAGCGATGCCAGTCTGCCGATTGATACCGACCGCACCGTACAGGCGGCGGAATCGTACGCATATCACGAGTCGTTCATCCGCGACCACGCCGAACACTACCAGCCGGAAACGCTGCGGCGTCTGCAGCGCGGTGAATCGGTCACGGCGCGGGAGTACATCCTGAAGCGCAACGAACTCGACCAACTGCGAAAAGGAGCGCGGGATTTATTTTCCGATTATGACTTGCTGGTCACGCCGGCTTCGCCGGCGGTCGCGCCCGCCCTGGCAGATTTACAGGTCAATCCTGACGACCTGCGCCGCCGTGAACTCATCCTGCTGCGCAACACCAGGCCGTTCAATGTCCTTGGACTGCCGGCGATCTCGGTGCCCTGCGGTTTTTCGCGAGCCGGCTTGCCGATTGGACTGCAGATTGCCGGCGCACCCGGAGACGACGCGCGCGTCCTACTGCTGGCTCACAAGTACGAGCAGGCGACAGAGTGGCACAAATACGATTGCGGAAATGGCGAATTGTAG
- a CDS encoding SpoIIE family protein phosphatase, producing the protein MSSLSATSPAPATASSPSLLYVEGAEQRNITLERLPFSIGRKTDKDLVIADSRVSRDHAQIIFEDGQYFVIDQNSRHGTFVNGIRRERQKLEANDRIDFGARDAAYVIFNPDKPHTSSAAEFLSQISMLPASTGSSDLEKLRLFLEAARKLNTTGVLSDVLVTLLDSTLKLTKAERGYVFLRGADGNLRLAAGRNAKGEQLSDDSTISRSILEEAANAASEFMVSDTSRSSDLAGRNSIIAYDLRTVIAIPLRRTQTQFAEKATTDAQPQVRGVLYLDSRFASRDVSAVSHDILRAIATEAAALVENAHLVQAEEAARRYQQELTIAATIQQRLMTVSIPDVPFAAIRATNLACKDVGGDFFDVVMTDEGLAVLVADVSGKGISAALLASILQGMIYSQLIANMPLDEIVSTANAFLCRKVMGQKYATLLLCRLKQDGELEYVNCGHVPPVLVADGQIQRPKQSSNVPVGLLAGAEFECAKMKLPANGRFVMVTDGVTEAEDAQGEFYGDERLEQSANSATPYDSIFSSVKTFCGNTPLSDDCTILELHYKPAEASPAVAAD; encoded by the coding sequence ATGTCTTCGCTGTCGGCCACCTCGCCCGCCCCGGCGACTGCATCGTCGCCCTCGCTGCTTTATGTGGAAGGCGCGGAGCAGCGCAATATCACGCTGGAGCGGCTGCCATTTTCCATTGGTCGCAAGACCGACAAGGACCTGGTGATAGCGGATTCGCGGGTCTCGCGCGACCACGCGCAGATCATTTTCGAAGACGGACAGTACTTCGTCATCGACCAGAACAGCCGGCACGGCACCTTTGTGAATGGGATTCGGCGCGAGCGGCAGAAGCTGGAAGCCAACGACCGGATCGATTTTGGGGCGCGCGACGCCGCCTACGTAATTTTCAATCCGGACAAGCCGCACACCAGTTCGGCGGCCGAATTTCTCAGCCAGATTTCCATGTTGCCGGCCTCGACCGGCAGTTCCGACCTGGAGAAGCTCCGCCTGTTCCTGGAAGCGGCGCGCAAGCTGAACACGACCGGCGTGCTCTCCGACGTGCTGGTCACGCTGCTGGATTCTACTTTGAAGCTGACCAAGGCGGAGCGAGGCTATGTTTTTCTGCGCGGCGCCGACGGCAATCTCCGCCTGGCGGCAGGGCGCAACGCCAAAGGCGAACAGTTGTCCGACGACAGCACGATTTCGCGCTCCATCCTGGAAGAAGCGGCCAACGCCGCTTCGGAATTCATGGTGAGCGACACCAGCCGCTCCAGCGATCTTGCCGGCCGCAACAGCATCATCGCCTATGACCTGCGGACGGTCATCGCCATTCCCTTGCGCCGGACACAGACACAGTTTGCGGAAAAGGCGACCACCGACGCCCAGCCGCAAGTCCGCGGCGTGCTCTACCTGGACAGCCGCTTTGCTTCCCGCGATGTGTCGGCGGTGAGCCACGACATCCTGCGCGCCATCGCGACAGAAGCGGCTGCCTTGGTGGAAAACGCGCACCTGGTCCAGGCCGAAGAAGCAGCGCGGCGCTACCAGCAGGAGTTAACCATCGCCGCCACCATTCAACAACGGCTGATGACGGTTTCCATTCCCGACGTGCCCTTCGCCGCCATTCGCGCCACCAACCTGGCTTGCAAGGACGTGGGAGGCGACTTCTTCGACGTGGTGATGACCGATGAGGGCCTGGCGGTACTGGTGGCCGACGTGTCCGGCAAAGGTATTTCGGCGGCGCTGCTGGCCTCGATTCTGCAGGGCATGATCTATTCGCAATTGATCGCCAACATGCCGTTGGACGAGATTGTCAGCACCGCCAACGCGTTCCTCTGCCGCAAGGTGATGGGACAAAAGTACGCCACCCTGCTGCTGTGCCGGCTGAAGCAGGATGGAGAACTGGAATACGTGAATTGCGGGCACGTGCCGCCGGTCCTGGTCGCCGACGGCCAGATCCAACGGCCCAAGCAGTCCAGCAACGTGCCGGTGGGCCTGCTGGCGGGGGCGGAGTTCGAGTGCGCCAAGATGAAACTTCCGGCCAACGGACGTTTCGTGATGGTCACCGACGGAGTCACCGAAGCCGAAGACGCGCAGGGCGAATTCTACGGCGACGAGCGCCTGGAGCAGTCGGCCAACAGCGCCACCCCGTATGACAGCATCTTCTCCAGCGTGAAGACGTTCTGCGGCAATACGCCGCTCAGCGACGATTGCACGATCCTGGAATTGCACTACAAGCCGGCCGAGGCTTCACCGGCGGTCGCGGCGGACTAG
- a CDS encoding YbaB/EbfC family nucleoid-associated protein yields MGGFNPKQLQELMSQAKRQYDDLQRKMQETVVEASSGGGSVTVKMNGQKNVLSITIDPETVKSGDVEMLQDLITAAVNAAVRKIDEQMQSTVGGMLGGMGMPF; encoded by the coding sequence ATGGGCGGATTCAATCCAAAGCAGCTTCAGGAACTGATGTCGCAGGCCAAGCGGCAGTACGACGACCTGCAGCGCAAAATGCAAGAGACGGTGGTGGAGGCTTCCTCCGGCGGCGGCTCGGTAACGGTGAAGATGAATGGACAAAAGAACGTGCTGTCCATCACCATCGATCCGGAAACGGTGAAGTCCGGAGACGTCGAGATGCTGCAGGACCTGATCACGGCTGCGGTAAACGCCGCGGTGCGCAAAATCGATGAGCAAATGCAATCCACCGTCGGCGGCATGCTGGGCGGTATGGGAATGCCATTCTGA
- the recR gene encoding recombination mediator RecR, which produces MTKFAEPMARLIDELKKLPGIGAKSAQRLAFYILRSSDEDAEALATAVREVKEQLRLCSVCNNITDVDPCSYCSSPTRNQRLVCVVEEPTNIAAVEKTRQYNGVYHVLHGCLSPLHGVGPEHLRVGNLVRRIESGEVDEVILATNPTVEGEATAVYLSQQIRRPGVKVTRIATGIPAGSDIEYADEVTMLKSIEGRREI; this is translated from the coding sequence ATGACGAAGTTCGCCGAGCCGATGGCTCGACTCATTGACGAGCTGAAAAAGCTGCCGGGCATAGGCGCCAAGAGCGCGCAGCGGCTGGCGTTTTATATTCTGCGCTCCAGCGATGAAGACGCCGAGGCGCTGGCAACGGCCGTGCGCGAGGTCAAGGAGCAGCTGCGGCTGTGCTCCGTCTGCAACAACATCACCGACGTCGATCCCTGCTCGTATTGCAGCAGCCCTACCCGCAACCAACGCCTGGTGTGCGTGGTGGAGGAACCGACGAACATCGCGGCGGTGGAAAAAACACGCCAATACAACGGTGTATATCACGTCCTGCACGGATGTCTTTCTCCGCTGCACGGCGTGGGGCCGGAGCACCTGCGGGTTGGCAACCTGGTGCGGCGAATTGAATCGGGCGAGGTTGACGAGGTAATCCTGGCGACTAACCCAACGGTTGAGGGCGAGGCGACGGCGGTTTACTTGTCGCAGCAAATCCGGCGGCCAGGGGTGAAGGTGACGCGTATTGCCACCGGCATTCCCGCCGGCAGCGACATCGAATATGCCGACGAGGTGACGATGTTGAAGTCCATCGAGGGGCGCCGCGAGATTTAA